A window of Limosilactobacillus sp. WILCCON 0051 genomic DNA:
GTATGAAAAGCACCACAACGTAACCTTGCCTGACAACGTCTTAAAAGCCGCTATCGACTATTCGGTTCAATATATTCCACAGCGCAGTCTGCCGGACAAGGCCATTGACCTGGTTGACATGACGGCCGCGCACCTGGCAGCCAAGCACCCAGTCAAGGATGCCAAGGAGATTGAAGCTGAAATCAAGCGGATCGAAAAAGAGCAGACCACAGCTGCCGAAAAAGAAGACTATCAAAAAGCTCAAGAATGCAAAGACAAGATTGCCGAGCTGAAAAAAGAGCTGGCTGATCACTCGGCTTCTGAAAAAGTTACGGCAACGCCTAGTGATGTCGCTGACTCGGTAGAACGGCTGACTGGCATTCCGGTTTCCAAGATGGGCGCCAGCGATATTGAACGGCTTAAGGGCCTGGCTGGTCGCCTCAAGAGCAAGGTCATCGGTCAAGACGAAGCCGTTGATGCCGTTGCCCGCGCAATTCGGCGGAACCGGGCCGGCTTTGATGAAGGCAATCGTCCAATCGGCAGCTTCCTGTTCGTTGGGCCAACTGGGGTCGGTAAGACTGAACTGGCTAAGCAGCTGGCTTTAGATATGTTTGGCAATAAAGACGATATCATTCGGCTGGACATGTCTGAATACGCTGACCGGACTGCCGTCTCCAAACTGATTGGGACTACGGCCGGCTACGTTGGCTACGATGACAACAGCAACACGCTGACGGAAAAGGTTCGTCGTCATCCTTACTCAATCGTGCTGCTTGATGAAATTGAAAAGGCTGATCCACAAGTCATTACGCTGCTTTTGCAGGTGCTGGATGATGGTCGGCTGACGGATGGACAAGGCAATACGGTCGACTTTAAGAACACGATCATTATTGCCACCTCTAATGCCGGCTACTCCAGCGATGCTATGATCAAGGCAGCCGACAACAAGGAAGAAAGCCTGACCAAGCGGCTGGAGCCATACTTCCGTCCTGAATTCCTCAACCGGTTCAACGCCATTGTCGAATTCCACCATCTGACTAAAGAAGATCTCAAGCAAATCGTTGACCTGATGCTTAAAGACGTCAACAAGACCCTGGCTAAGAAGGGCATGGACGTTGTAGTCAGTGAAGAAGCCAAGAACTTCTTGATCGACCAAGGCTATGATGAGGCAATGGGGGCTCGTCCATTACGGCGGGTCGTTGAACAGCAGATTCGCGACCAGGTTACCGACTACTATCTGGATCACCTGGACGTTAAGCATCTGCGCGCCGACATGCAGGATGGCAAGCTGGTCATCAGTGAAAACAAAGACTACCAGGCACCAAAAGCTGAATAAGCAAATCAAAAAGAGCTGGCCAAAAAGCCAGCTCTTTTTTTATCGGCGTTGATTCAAGTAGATAGCTAAAATGACGATCAGCGCCAAGACGATAATCGCCAGTCGCGGATTGGCCTTGAACAGTTCATGAAACAGATGATACTGGCCGATTCCCAATGGCATTGAGTCAAACATGGTTGTTCATTCCTTTTTTAATCTTTCAGTAAATAACTGCCAGATTTAACTATATTTCGAAAAATTATAGCGCAATTAAGTTGTTGGTTCGAATCAAAAGGTGCGTTAGAATAAAAAAAGCAAGCGAAAGGAAGGTAGAACAATGCTTTTAACGACGTGGCAGATTATCAAGTTGATTATTTGGGGAATCATCATAATCAATGAAATTGCCGCGCTTTATACGGTGTTTCGTGAAAAGCGCGATATTGCCGCGACCTGGGCATGGCTGTTGGTTTTAACGCTGATCCCAGTGCTGGGCTTTATTCTATATGCGTTTTTGGGACGCAAACTGCCGCAGGACAAGATGGAGCGGATCCAATCGCAAACGGAACTAGAGCTGAGCGCGGCTATTGAAGAACAGAAAAAGCAGTTTTTGGACATGCCGCGGCCTAAAAAACAAACCATGCGCATGTATCGACGAACGATCATGCTGTTCCAAAGCATCGACAACGCGTTTTTGACTCGGCATAATCAGGTTGATATCTATACGGATGGGCAAAAACTGTTTCAAAAGATGTTTGATGATCTGGCCAATGCCCAAAAAAGCATCCATATTGAGTTTTACACGATCTATAACGACCAGATCGGCAATCAGCTGCGTACGCTGTTGGAACAGAAGGCAGCAGAAGGCGTTGAGGTCCGGGTTTTATATGACTCGTGGGGATCGATGGGCGTTAAGCGCAGTTTTTATGATGCTTTAAGACAAAATGGCGGTTTGGCTGAACCTTTCTTGATGACGCACAGCAACTTGTTTGATTTTCGGCTGAACTATCGCGATCACCGAAAAATCGTCACCATTGACGGCAAAATCGGCTATGTGGGCGGCTTTAACGTAGGTGATCAGTACTTGGGAAGACTGCCTAAGTTTGGCTATTGGCGCGATACGCATCTGCGTGTGATCGGCGGGGGCGTCTACTCATTGCAGCAGCGATTTATTCGTGACTGGAATGCCTCCCAGCGCCACGTCCAGGACAAGATCATCCACTATCGGCCATATTTTCCGCCGATTACGGTTAAGCAGGGCAACACCGCTTTGCAGATCGTTTCCAATGGTCCTGAATCGCCGTTGGAAAAAATCAAGCTTGGCTATCTGCGGCTGATCAACGCGGCCCAGGATCATATCTGGATTCAAACGCCTTATCTGATTCCTGACGACAGTGTCTTGGATGCTTTGCGGATTGCCATTCATTCTGGCGTTGATGTTCGCATCATGATTCCATGCAAGCCGGACCATCCCTTTGTTTACCGGGCCACGCAGTACTATGCTCATCAATTGGCTAACGAAGGAGCAACGATCTATTTTTATCAAAATGGCTTTCTGCATGCCAAAACCATGGTCGTAGATGGCAAGATGGCCTCAGTTGGATCGGCCAACCTCGATTTTCGCAGCTTCAAGCTTAACTTTGAAATCAATGCCTTTATGTATGACCATCGCATCACGGATCAACTGGAACAGATCTTTGTCAATGATATTCGCAACTGTAAGGTGATGACGCCGGAAATGTTTGCGGCTCAACCAGTGTGGCTGCGCTTTAAGCAGACGTTCTCTCGCCTGTTTTCGCCGATTCTGTAATGCTGGATGGGCAGTACAATAAAAAACACGATGACCAGGGATTGGCCATCGTGTTTTTTATTTCAACGGGTTAGGACGTCAGCTGGACTGACACATCAAAAAAGTTATCATTGAGGCGATTAAAAACCACCAAGTATGGAGTAGAGAGATTTGAATTTGAGATAAAAGATGACTTTATTGGGATGGAAGTCCTAACCTTGACTTAGTTATTGCTCACTAAGTAACAATTACATTAAACCACTTTTATCTGACAAAGACAACCAAGAAATCAAAATTTGTTTTTTTTATTTTAAAACGGCTTGAAATGCTGATGTTAAAAGGATCTTTAGCTCGTGATACTATTGATCATAAAATCACAAACTTTACTGATTATAATTAAAAACAGAATTGACAGTCGCGGTCTTTAACGGCGGGGGTGCATGATAAAATTAAGTCAATCAATCAAAACGGAGGAGCGATTTAATGAGCAGCTTAAAGTTTATTTTAGGGACAGCCGCGTATGATCATCAGGCTGGTCTGCTGGCTGAGCTGAAACAGCAGCTGGCCGCTGATCCTAAAGGCGAGTTCTTCTACCTGGTTCCCAACCATATTAAGTTTGCAACCGAAATCGAAGTGCTGAATCGGCTGAAAAATACCGCTGAGCAGGATCCGGATCAGCCATATGCTCAGATGAAGGTACAGGTACTGTCGTTCAGTCGGCTGGCGTGGTACCTGCTGCGCGACACACCGGCTTTTCAGGCGCCACGGCTTTCGCCAACCGGGCTGACGATGCTGACGGCTCAAATCGTCAACCAGCATCAAAATGAAATGCAGATGTTTGCCGGCGAAATCAAGCGGCCAGGTTTTATCAAGGAACTGACGCAGCAGCTGACTGAACTGCAGACGGCTCGGATCGCACCGACTGACTATGCGGCTATCATGGAACGTGCACAGACCTGGGCCAAAGACAATCATCAGATCTTAGATGACGTCTGGCAGGCTAAGCTTAAAGTCATATTTCTGGTTTACGGCGAATTCGTGAAGGCACTGGGCGACTATCAAGATATCAGTCAGATTGACGCGCTTTTGGTGAAGTATCTGCAGCAAAAGGATCTGTCGCATGCCTATTTTTATCTGGATCGGTTTTCGCAGTTTACGGCTCGTGAGCTGCAGATCGTACAAGCGCTGATCAAAAATGCTCAGGCGACCACGATTGCACTGGTTTTAGATCGTCCATACCAAAATCAGCTGCCAGATGAGCATAATCTGTTTTATGAATCGGGACGTCAGTACTACCGCTTGTCAAAATTCGCCAAGCAAACGCCGGGCGTCAAGCAGCTGGCAGACGTGATGGCCGACCAGCCGCGCGTTACTGCAGATCTGCAGGTGCTGGATCGGGTCTTGGCGGCTCAGGCTCAGATGCTGAATGAGCTGCCGAGCGCGCCGCTTCAAGATTCCCAAAGCATTCAGTTCTTTACGGCCCCTAATCGCGTGGCAGAGCTGAATCTGATTGCAGCCAAGATTCGTCAGCTGGTCAGCACGGGTAAATACCGCTACCGGGACTTTTTGATTTTGACGCGCCATCTGGACGGCTATGCCACGATGCTTGAGTCGGTTTTTAAAGCGCATGAGGTGCCGATTTTTAATGACCTTGAGCGCCTGATGAACAATCATCCCCTGGTAAATCTGATTGAGGCGCTGTTTAAGGTTTATCAGCGTCATTTTGCAACCAGTGACGTGATGCACCTTTTGAAGACTGGATTGCTGATTCCGCAAAAAATGCATGATGATCTGGGCCGGCCTGTTACGCGAAAATATTTTCAAAAGGCCGTCTACCAAACGGAAAACTGGTGTCTCCAGTATGGCCGCACGGGTGATGATTGGCTGAGCAGTCAGCAGTGGCATTTTGATCCCAACGTCGATGCCGAAGAGCTGCGGCACCATCCGGATATGCAGAAACGCGATCAGTATGCCTCGGCACCATTAAACGTCGTCAAGGATTACGTCAGCGGACTGCAAAAATTTTTCAGCCAGCTTGATCAGGCAGAAAACGGCGCGGCGGCAGCCAAGGCACTGTACGGCTTTTTGGTCAATGCCGGCGTTGTCAAGCGGCTGGAGGAATGGTCGCTTGCCGACAGCCGGTCTGATCTGGCAAGAGCGCAGGAACCTCAGCAGGTCTGGCAGGTCTTTTGCAATCTGTTGGACGAGTACGTGCAGATTTTAGGTCAGCAGCAGCCATTTTTAATCGATGAGTTTGCTGATTTATTGATGGCCGGTTTTGAGGCCGCGCAATACTCGCA
This region includes:
- a CDS encoding ATP-dependent Clp protease ATP-binding subunit, producing the protein MAQIPVDPFDDMNDIFNQMMGGLNGFNTENRRYLINGREVTPEEYAQYRRTGKLPQADAKQPTVKAPKKGGMLAKLGRNLTEEAKAGKLDPVIGRNKEIQETAEILSRRIKNNPVLVGDAGVGKTAVVEGLAQAIVNGDVPAAIKNKQIISIDISSLEAGTQYRGSFEENMQKLVDEVKKAGNVILFFDEIHQIIGAGSSGDGNGSKGMSDILKPALSRGEITIIGATTQDEYRNTIMKDAALSRRFNPVVVNAPSKEDTFKILQGIRGLYEKHHNVTLPDNVLKAAIDYSVQYIPQRSLPDKAIDLVDMTAAHLAAKHPVKDAKEIEAEIKRIEKEQTTAAEKEDYQKAQECKDKIAELKKELADHSASEKVTATPSDVADSVERLTGIPVSKMGASDIERLKGLAGRLKSKVIGQDEAVDAVARAIRRNRAGFDEGNRPIGSFLFVGPTGVGKTELAKQLALDMFGNKDDIIRLDMSEYADRTAVSKLIGTTAGYVGYDDNSNTLTEKVRRHPYSIVLLDEIEKADPQVITLLLQVLDDGRLTDGQGNTVDFKNTIIIATSNAGYSSDAMIKAADNKEESLTKRLEPYFRPEFLNRFNAIVEFHHLTKEDLKQIVDLMLKDVNKTLAKKGMDVVVSEEAKNFLIDQGYDEAMGARPLRRVVEQQIRDQVTDYYLDHLDVKHLRADMQDGKLVISENKDYQAPKAE
- the cls gene encoding cardiolipin synthase; translation: MLLTTWQIIKLIIWGIIIINEIAALYTVFREKRDIAATWAWLLVLTLIPVLGFILYAFLGRKLPQDKMERIQSQTELELSAAIEEQKKQFLDMPRPKKQTMRMYRRTIMLFQSIDNAFLTRHNQVDIYTDGQKLFQKMFDDLANAQKSIHIEFYTIYNDQIGNQLRTLLEQKAAEGVEVRVLYDSWGSMGVKRSFYDALRQNGGLAEPFLMTHSNLFDFRLNYRDHRKIVTIDGKIGYVGGFNVGDQYLGRLPKFGYWRDTHLRVIGGGVYSLQQRFIRDWNASQRHVQDKIIHYRPYFPPITVKQGNTALQIVSNGPESPLEKIKLGYLRLINAAQDHIWIQTPYLIPDDSVLDALRIAIHSGVDVRIMIPCKPDHPFVYRATQYYAHQLANEGATIYFYQNGFLHAKTMVVDGKMASVGSANLDFRSFKLNFEINAFMYDHRITDQLEQIFVNDIRNCKVMTPEMFAAQPVWLRFKQTFSRLFSPIL